A section of the Triticum dicoccoides isolate Atlit2015 ecotype Zavitan chromosome 7A, WEW_v2.0, whole genome shotgun sequence genome encodes:
- the LOC119330736 gene encoding leucine-rich repeat receptor-like serine/threonine/tyrosine-protein kinase SOBIR1, with protein sequence MALAAGMPTKRPVFFLVSLATLLLLVSAVQCYDGRHAVTRSAMARRSRPGIRHVHHRRTGVPHRYILAENTTSSSGGGKQKNNSSPPTRNNNTAPPTAPAAEQGKHHRNHKHRIRNWIIGFVVGSLAGVISGLGVSVLFRLALNCIRGRYRTKSGMVIFTPKLIKRADHLAFLEKEDMLSSLAVIGRGGCGEVFKAQLPVESEGEEPKFIAIKKIKKQVGDGHGQNNLSDEESRQLDKWSRQIQSEIRTVGHIRHRNLLPLAAHVPRPDCHYLVYEYMKNGSLHNALKATPSEEDGGSGGAVRLAWPARLRVAVGIASGLEYLHVLQQPQIIHRDLKPANILLDDDMEARIADFGLAKAMPDEHTHVSTSHIAGTMGYIAPEYHQSLKFTAKCDIYSFGVILAVLATGKEPTDQFFVTEVEEVGLVKWLRRVVQNGDYAEAIDPAIAGAGHEEQIMLVLRIAVFCTADEAKERPEAKDVRCMLAQIKN encoded by the coding sequence ATGGCGTTAGCGGCAGGTATGCCGACCAAGCGTCccgtcttcttcctcgtctctctcgccacgctcctcctcctcgtctctgcTGTCCAGTGCTATGACGGCCGCCACGCCGTCACGCGCTCCGCCATGGCGCGCCGGTCCCGTCCGGGGATCCGGCACGTGCACCACCGCCGGACTGGGGTGCCGCACCGGTACATCCTCGCGGAGAATACAACCTCGAGCAGCGGTGGTGGCAAACAGAAGAACAACAGCTCGCCGCCGACGAGGAACAACAACACCGCGCCGCCGACGGCACCGGCGGCCGAGCAGGGCAAGCACCACCGCAACCACAAGCACCGCATCCGCAACTGGATCATCGGGTTCGTGGTCGGGTCCCTCGCAGGCGTCATTTCGGGGCTGGGCGTGTCCGTGCTGTTCCGGCTCGCGCTCAACTGCATCCGCGGGCGGTACCGGACCAAGTCcggcatggtgatcttcaccccgaAGCTGATCAAGCGGGCGGACCACCTGGCGTTCCTGGAGAAGGAGGACATGCTGTCCTCGCTGGCCGTGATCGGGCGCGGCGGGTGCGGCGAGGTGTTCAAGGCGCAGCTCCCCGTGGAGAGCGAGGGCGAGGAGCCCAAGTTCATCGCCATCAAGAAGATCAAGAAGCAGGTGGGCGACGGGCACGGGCAGAACAACCTGAGCGACGAGGAGAGCCGGCAGCTGGACAAGTGGTCGCGGCAGATACAGTCGGAGATCCGCACGGTGGGGCACATCCGGCACCGCAACCTCCTGCCGCTGGCGGCGCACGTGCCGCGGCCGGACTGCCACTACCTGGTGTACGAGTACATGAAGAACGGCAGCCTGCACAACGCCCTCAAGGCGACGCCGTCGGAGGaggacggcggcagcggcggcgcggtgCGGCTGGCGTGGCCGGCGCGGCTCCGCGTGGCGGTGGGCATCGCGTCGGGGCTGGAGTACCTGCACGTGCTGCAGCAGCCGCAGATCATCCACCGCGACCTGAAGCCGGCCAACATCCTGCTGGACGACGACATGGAGGCCCGCATCGCGGACTTCGGGCTGGCCAAGGCGATGCCGGACGAGCACACCCACGTGTCGACGTCGCACATAGCCGGCACCATGGGTTACATCGCGCCGGAGTACCACCAGTCGCTCAAGTTCACGGCCAAGTGCGACATCTACAGCTTCGGGGTGATCCTGGCGGTGCTGGCGACGGGGAAGGAGCCGACGGACCAGTTCTTCGTGACGGAGGTGGAGGAGGTCGGGCTGGTCAAGTGGCTGCGCCGGGTGGTGCAGAACGGCGACTACGCGGAGGCCATCGAccccgccatcgccggcgccggGCACGAGGAGCAGATCATGCTGGTGCTGCGCATCGCCGTGTTCTGCACCGCCGACGAAGCCAAGGAGCGGCCCGAGGCCAAGGACGTGCGCTGCATGCTCGCCCAGATCAAGAACTAG